The proteins below are encoded in one region of Streptomyces marianii:
- a CDS encoding tyrosine-type recombinase/integrase has translation MSSVSINHISKLAFDVWEDASTVTRHQRAQATRGILQYLSTHPGQTWQERWDASPLGKGLIKANSLGARRTTGLAITPGVRTLFCLRVVQPTMLAFRQNQLNNFTPLFVSAQNDPLLVTFEEHIAAQELRLKHQREAVLDMCTLLTYQGVALADVTPASILQYAHDNRLARCRLQPGQPASNRLFGHGMWTALIAMGRFPPSTPTTMRAAMMRGQRTIEELVDQYGVRDQAVRGLLIDYFGRRRADLDYSSLKQLAILLVKHFWVRIEQLNPGQQGLRIAPDLYTRWRETIRLKDDGTHRMGQDDIVISVRSFYYDLHTWAADEPERWGAWVAPCPVPPGEFHGLGVRRRKGTERSADRTRQRQPLLPVLVEHVESRYDQARLLLEHADHAADGEEFTHAGTAYRRVISESDQKLLRHGDAVPTRVLNLDTGELVNIEADEEAAFWDWSAVETLRHSGVRIEEMCELTHLSIRQYQRANGEVIALLVIAPSKTDRERVIPMSAELFHVIASIIRRHGRRGRPIPLVSRYDPHDKLWSAPMPFLFQRQNGAIGSKIFNPGTIQKMISRRCEDLAETHPGFRGLKFTPHDFRRIFATELVNSGLPIHIGAALLGHLSIQTTRGYVAVFDEDVIRHYQAHLHQRRQVRPSEEYRDATEQEWTEFQEHFDRRKVELGSCGRPYGTPCQHEHACIRCPMLHVNPKMLARLTELEADLLHRRAQAEAEGWIGEIEGIDLTLTFLRAKRDETRRRAQRPSVHLGIPTRRRPKEAE, from the coding sequence TTGTCCAGTGTCTCGATCAACCACATCTCCAAGCTGGCCTTCGACGTCTGGGAGGACGCTTCCACCGTCACGCGCCACCAGCGCGCCCAGGCCACACGCGGGATCCTTCAGTACCTGTCCACCCACCCGGGCCAGACCTGGCAGGAGCGGTGGGATGCCAGCCCTCTGGGCAAGGGACTGATCAAGGCGAACAGTCTCGGTGCCCGCAGGACGACCGGGCTCGCGATCACCCCTGGGGTCCGCACGCTGTTCTGTCTCCGCGTCGTCCAGCCCACGATGCTCGCCTTCCGCCAGAACCAGCTGAACAATTTCACGCCTCTGTTCGTCTCCGCGCAGAACGACCCGCTGCTGGTCACCTTCGAGGAGCACATCGCCGCACAGGAGCTACGGCTCAAGCACCAGCGGGAGGCAGTGCTCGACATGTGCACCCTCCTGACCTATCAGGGCGTCGCGCTGGCCGACGTCACGCCGGCGTCGATCCTCCAGTACGCGCACGACAACCGGCTGGCCCGCTGCCGACTTCAGCCCGGTCAGCCTGCCTCCAACCGCCTGTTCGGGCACGGAATGTGGACGGCGCTGATCGCCATGGGCCGGTTCCCGCCCTCCACGCCGACGACCATGCGGGCGGCGATGATGCGCGGCCAGCGGACCATCGAGGAGCTCGTCGACCAGTACGGGGTCCGCGATCAGGCCGTCCGTGGTCTGCTGATCGACTACTTCGGTCGGCGGCGAGCTGATCTCGACTACTCCAGCCTGAAGCAGCTCGCGATCCTGCTGGTCAAGCACTTCTGGGTGAGGATCGAACAGCTCAACCCTGGCCAGCAGGGCCTGCGGATCGCCCCGGACCTCTACACACGCTGGCGCGAGACGATCCGGCTCAAGGACGACGGCACCCACCGGATGGGCCAGGACGACATCGTCATCTCGGTCCGCAGTTTCTACTACGACCTGCACACCTGGGCTGCTGACGAACCCGAACGCTGGGGGGCCTGGGTGGCACCGTGTCCCGTCCCGCCCGGTGAATTCCATGGCCTGGGAGTCCGCCGGCGGAAGGGGACCGAACGCTCCGCGGACCGCACTCGGCAACGCCAGCCGCTCCTGCCCGTCCTGGTCGAGCACGTCGAATCCCGCTACGACCAAGCCCGGCTCCTGCTCGAACACGCCGACCACGCTGCCGACGGCGAGGAGTTCACCCACGCCGGCACGGCATATCGCCGAGTGATCAGCGAATCGGACCAGAAGCTGCTGCGGCACGGCGACGCCGTTCCCACCCGCGTGCTGAACCTTGACACCGGCGAACTGGTGAACATCGAGGCAGACGAGGAGGCCGCCTTCTGGGACTGGTCAGCGGTGGAGACCCTGCGGCACTCCGGCGTCCGCATCGAGGAGATGTGCGAACTCACCCACCTCAGCATCCGCCAGTATCAGCGCGCGAATGGCGAGGTCATCGCCCTGCTGGTCATCGCACCGTCCAAGACCGACCGCGAGCGCGTCATCCCGATGTCGGCCGAGTTGTTCCACGTCATCGCCTCGATCATCCGGCGCCACGGCCGGCGGGGAAGGCCAATTCCCCTGGTCAGTCGCTACGACCCGCACGACAAGCTCTGGAGTGCGCCGATGCCCTTCCTCTTCCAACGCCAGAACGGAGCGATCGGCTCGAAGATCTTCAACCCCGGCACCATCCAGAAGATGATCAGCCGACGCTGTGAGGACCTGGCCGAGACGCACCCCGGGTTCCGCGGGCTGAAGTTCACCCCGCACGACTTCCGCAGGATCTTCGCCACCGAGCTCGTCAACAGCGGCCTGCCCATCCACATCGGCGCCGCCTTGCTGGGCCACCTCAGCATCCAGACCACCCGCGGCTACGTAGCCGTCTTCGACGAGGACGTGATCCGCCACTACCAGGCCCACCTCCATCAGAGGCGTCAGGTCCGGCCTTCGGAGGAGTACCGGGACGCCACCGAGCAGGAGTGGACCGAGTTCCAGGAGCACTTCGACCGCCGCAAGGTCGAGCTCGGCTCATGCGGACGCCCCTACGGCACCCCCTGCCAGCACGAGCACGCGTGCATCCGCTGCCCGATGCTCCACGTCAACCCCAAGATGCTCGCCCGGCTCACCGAGCTGGAAGCCGACCTGCTGCACCGCCGGGCACAAGCAGAAGCCGAGGGTTGGATCGGCGAGATCGAAGGCATCGACCTCACACTCACCTTCCTCCGCGCCAAGCGCGACGAGACCCGACGCCGAGCCCAGCGACCATCTGTCCACCTCGGCATCCCCACACGGCGCCGTCCGAAGGAGGCCGAATGA
- a CDS encoding tyrosine-type recombinase/integrase: MELRHELIEGRAELPRVGAVVPARGVHPPYVVVNAYDDEIEAATPYLRDLALNDCSPLTVRSYGYGLLRWFRLLWLLGVAWERATEAEVAVLAGWLRTASNPQRQRTRAGGDAPGSVNLRTGKPTLRAGYAPRTINHALSVISGFYGYHAHKGNGPVVNPVPVSPQRRRALAHRSPLEPRAVVGRARLRQKVSDRPPRSIPDLLWDELFDRMGCERDRALLEFYVSSGARAVELLGVGVNDIDWAGQRIYVISKGTREREAVPASPQAFVRLARYLDEVGTPSRDEPVWRTRSGSDRPLSYWAMRRIMQRANELLGTNWTLHDLRHTAASRMANGGKLTPVEVQAIMRHANIQTTSRYLTARVEEMFDKLAEHYSTPRPATSYPTGYSADDIKAVFGA; encoded by the coding sequence TTGGAACTGCGACATGAACTGATCGAGGGTCGGGCCGAGCTGCCCCGGGTTGGGGCCGTTGTCCCCGCTCGGGGCGTCCATCCTCCGTACGTCGTCGTGAACGCGTACGACGACGAGATCGAGGCGGCTACCCCCTACCTGCGGGACCTGGCGCTGAACGACTGCAGTCCGCTGACAGTACGCAGCTACGGGTACGGCCTGCTGCGGTGGTTTCGACTGCTGTGGCTGCTGGGGGTGGCGTGGGAGAGGGCGACTGAGGCTGAGGTCGCGGTGCTGGCAGGGTGGCTACGCACGGCCTCAAATCCGCAGCGGCAGCGGACGCGGGCGGGTGGAGACGCGCCGGGATCGGTGAACCTGAGGACCGGCAAGCCGACCCTCCGTGCCGGCTATGCGCCCAGGACGATCAACCACGCGTTGTCGGTGATCAGCGGCTTCTACGGGTACCACGCCCATAAGGGCAACGGGCCGGTGGTCAACCCTGTACCCGTGTCGCCGCAGCGCCGGCGGGCCCTCGCGCACCGCAGCCCGTTGGAGCCGAGGGCGGTCGTGGGTCGGGCTCGGCTTCGGCAGAAGGTCTCCGACCGTCCGCCCCGCTCGATTCCTGACCTGCTCTGGGATGAGCTGTTCGATCGCATGGGATGCGAGCGCGACCGCGCCCTGCTGGAGTTCTACGTCTCCAGCGGCGCCCGCGCGGTCGAGCTGCTCGGAGTCGGGGTGAACGACATCGACTGGGCCGGCCAGCGGATCTACGTGATCTCCAAGGGAACCCGGGAGCGGGAAGCAGTGCCGGCCTCGCCGCAGGCGTTCGTCCGGCTGGCCCGCTACCTCGACGAAGTGGGAACGCCGTCACGGGACGAGCCAGTCTGGCGGACCCGGAGCGGGAGCGATCGGCCCCTGTCCTACTGGGCGATGCGCCGGATCATGCAGCGGGCGAACGAGCTGCTGGGCACGAACTGGACCCTGCACGACCTCCGTCACACGGCGGCGTCCCGGATGGCGAACGGCGGGAAGCTCACGCCGGTCGAGGTCCAGGCGATCATGCGGCACGCCAACATCCAGACCACCAGCCGCTACCTGACCGCCCGGGTGGAGGAGATGTTCGACAAGCTCGCCGAGCACTACAGCACGCCCCGGCCCGCGACGAGCTACCCCACCGGGTACTCCGCGGACGACATCAAGGCGGTGTTCGGTGCCTAG
- a CDS encoding DNRLRE domain-containing protein gives MKQRRKRRGFAVLAAVLAAAIALPVGVHLTGERGQQPSPRAGRDAARQHPVEAAEAAREARRTGKDVEVTARHTPDSTTWARPDGLLRTRTYSDTIRARVGGEWKPVDTTLHRVDGGYAPRTVNDPLLFSAGSADGPKGGAGEEDDGGRASRSTVRTSLAGVGAVGTAPSDGTWTDLVRMSTGGHDLVVRWPGPLPEPLVNGSRALYRNVRPGIDLLLTARDGGYSHVLVVHTRQAAQDPLLDRLDYRLSSPSLSFTLDDATDVVSARDSAGEEIASSPTPYVWDSAGAVRATIGEPVPAPDPAVRSTALALPGLAGPQPGSHDGVLDASLGDGGVLGLDVDEKLLTDPETVYPVFIDPSFKGRKKNWTLLYAKYPSSSFYNGQNFNDGTNDARVGYESTTGGLSRSVFTFEYGSTLHGTKVQSATFRALQTYSWGCSSRQYNLYLTGAISSSSTWNKQPSWTRVLSSQTNGHGYKSGSCPDKWVAMDIKSAAQEASDKKWTALTLGLRAANENDTNAWKKFQANGESSPYVEVVYNRAPNEPTGSLMKTSPGGTCDTASPYLSIGKQDITFSSSASDADGNLKYLHLKVWRTGYPSSPLHDADHATNSTGAMTPYTIPWSSFTHGATYTWSVY, from the coding sequence TTGAAGCAGCGTCGCAAGCGGCGCGGATTCGCCGTACTGGCCGCCGTGCTCGCCGCCGCCATCGCCCTCCCCGTGGGTGTGCACCTCACCGGCGAACGCGGGCAGCAGCCCTCGCCGCGCGCCGGGCGTGACGCCGCCCGTCAGCACCCGGTCGAAGCCGCCGAGGCGGCCCGGGAGGCGCGGCGCACCGGCAAGGACGTCGAGGTCACCGCCCGGCACACCCCGGACTCCACCACCTGGGCCCGGCCCGACGGGCTGCTCAGGACCCGAACGTACAGCGACACGATCCGGGCCAGGGTCGGCGGCGAGTGGAAGCCGGTCGACACGACCCTGCACCGCGTGGACGGTGGCTACGCGCCCCGGACCGTCAACGATCCGCTGCTGTTCAGCGCGGGCAGCGCGGACGGCCCCAAGGGCGGCGCAGGAGAAGAGGACGACGGCGGGCGGGCCTCCCGCTCGACCGTGCGGACGTCTCTGGCCGGGGTGGGAGCGGTCGGAACCGCGCCCTCGGACGGCACCTGGACCGACCTGGTCCGCATGAGCACCGGCGGCCACGACCTCGTCGTGCGCTGGCCCGGTCCGCTGCCCGAGCCCCTGGTGAACGGGTCCCGTGCGCTGTACCGGAACGTGCGCCCCGGCATCGACCTGCTGCTCACGGCGCGGGACGGCGGCTACTCGCACGTCCTCGTCGTCCACACCCGTCAGGCCGCGCAGGACCCGCTGCTGGACCGGCTCGACTACCGGCTCTCCTCCCCCAGCCTGAGCTTCACGCTCGACGACGCCACGGACGTCGTCAGTGCCCGTGACAGCGCGGGCGAGGAGATCGCGTCCTCCCCGACCCCGTACGTGTGGGACTCCGCCGGGGCCGTCAGGGCCACCATCGGCGAGCCCGTACCGGCGCCCGATCCGGCCGTGCGCTCCACGGCACTCGCCCTGCCGGGTCTCGCCGGGCCGCAGCCCGGGAGCCACGACGGTGTCCTCGACGCGAGCCTCGGCGACGGCGGCGTGCTCGGCCTCGACGTGGACGAGAAGCTGCTCACCGATCCGGAGACGGTCTACCCGGTGTTCATCGACCCCTCCTTCAAGGGGCGGAAGAAGAACTGGACGCTGCTGTACGCGAAGTACCCCAGCTCCAGCTTCTACAACGGGCAGAACTTCAACGACGGCACCAACGACGCGCGCGTCGGCTACGAGTCGACCACGGGCGGGCTCTCCCGCTCCGTCTTCACCTTCGAGTACGGCTCGACCCTGCACGGGACGAAGGTCCAGTCGGCGACCTTCCGCGCGCTGCAGACGTACTCCTGGGGCTGCTCGTCCCGTCAGTACAACCTCTATCTCACCGGTGCGATCTCCAGCTCCAGCACCTGGAACAAGCAACCGAGCTGGACGCGCGTGCTGTCGAGCCAGACCAACGGGCACGGCTACAAGTCGGGCTCCTGCCCGGACAAGTGGGTCGCCATGGACATCAAGTCCGCAGCCCAGGAGGCGTCCGACAAGAAGTGGACGGCGCTCACCCTGGGGCTGCGTGCCGCGAACGAGAACGACACCAACGCCTGGAAGAAGTTCCAGGCCAACGGGGAGAGTTCCCCGTACGTCGAGGTCGTCTACAACCGGGCCCCGAACGAGCCGACGGGTTCGCTCATGAAGACCTCCCCGGGCGGCACGTGTGACACCGCCTCGCCCTACCTGTCGATCGGGAAGCAGGACATCACGTTCAGCTCCTCGGCCTCCGACGCCGACGGAAACCTCAAGTACCTGCACCTGAAGGTCTGGCGCACGGGATACCCGAGCAGCCCGCTGCACGACGCGGACCATGCCACGAACAGCACCGGCGCCATGACGCCGTACACCATCCCGTGGTCCAGTTTCACGCACGGCGCGACGTACACGTGGTCGGTGTACTAG
- a CDS encoding GntR family transcriptional regulator yields the protein MPASGAVTRNTLRQQIAGALRDEVLAGRLLPGQEFTVKQIAEQYGVSATPVREALVDLAGQGLLDSNQHRGFQVHRFSVEDFRGMIEARSLIMDGIFREGGAPGARQATGAAQVSVRRRAEEAARAARCGDLTVLIGYDLRFWRELGALVTNRYIADFLDRLRVQSWVFAVPRLRADPEFGDWLWSGHEQLVDAITGGDATGARALVAVDDDLALRWAERLERRAE from the coding sequence ATGCCCGCGAGCGGAGCTGTCACCCGCAACACCCTGCGGCAGCAGATCGCCGGCGCGTTGCGGGACGAAGTGCTGGCCGGACGGCTGCTTCCCGGACAGGAGTTCACGGTCAAGCAGATCGCCGAGCAGTACGGCGTCTCCGCCACGCCCGTTCGCGAGGCCCTCGTCGACCTCGCGGGACAGGGCCTGCTCGACTCCAACCAGCACCGCGGCTTCCAGGTGCACCGCTTCTCCGTCGAGGACTTCCGCGGCATGATCGAGGCCCGCTCGCTCATCATGGACGGCATCTTCCGCGAGGGCGGCGCCCCCGGTGCCCGGCAGGCGACGGGCGCGGCCCAGGTCTCCGTCCGCCGCCGGGCGGAGGAGGCGGCACGGGCCGCCCGCTGCGGGGACCTGACCGTCCTCATCGGCTACGACCTGCGGTTCTGGCGTGAGCTGGGCGCCCTCGTCACCAACCGCTACATCGCCGACTTCCTCGACCGGCTCCGCGTGCAGTCCTGGGTCTTCGCCGTGCCCCGGCTCCGGGCCGATCCCGAGTTCGGGGACTGGCTGTGGAGCGGCCACGAGCAGCTCGTCGACGCGATCACCGGCGGCGACGCCACGGGCGCCCGGGCACTGGTCGCGGTGGACGACGACCTCGCCCTGCGCTGGGCGGAGCGTCTGGAGCGGCGTGCGGAGTGA
- a CDS encoding aspartate aminotransferase family protein codes for MTPHVEPDPQAGAAVKAADRAHVFHSWSAQGLIDPLAVAGAEGSYFWDYDGNRYLDFTSGLVYTNIGYQHPRVVEAIQEQAGRLATFAPAFAVDVRSEAARLIAERTPGDLDKIFFTSGGAEAVENAVRMARLHTGRAKVLAAYRSYHGATSTAINLTGDPRRWASDTASAGVVHFWAPFLYRSPFYATTEAEECARALQHLEDTIAFEGPQTVAAIVLETIPGTAGIMTPPPGYLAGVREICDRYGIVFVLDEVMAGFGRTGAWFAAQHYDVVPDLMTFAKGVNSGYVPLGGVAISAEIAATFDKRPYPGGLTYSGHPLACAAAVATIRVMEDEQVVEHAARIGEHVLGPGLRELAERHPSVGEVRGLGAFWALDLVRNRDTREPLVPYNATGAAAAPMAAFGAACKKNGLWPFINMNRTHAVPACNITEAEAKEGLAALDAALTVADEHTV; via the coding sequence ATGACCCCTCATGTCGAACCCGACCCGCAGGCCGGCGCGGCCGTGAAGGCTGCCGACCGTGCCCACGTCTTCCATTCGTGGTCCGCCCAGGGCCTGATCGACCCGCTCGCCGTGGCCGGCGCGGAGGGTTCGTACTTCTGGGACTACGACGGCAACCGCTACCTCGACTTCACCAGCGGCCTCGTCTACACCAACATCGGCTACCAGCACCCGAGGGTCGTCGAGGCGATCCAGGAACAGGCCGGCCGGCTGGCCACCTTCGCCCCGGCGTTCGCCGTCGACGTCCGGTCCGAAGCCGCCCGCCTGATAGCCGAGCGCACCCCGGGCGACCTGGACAAGATCTTCTTCACCAGCGGTGGCGCCGAGGCGGTCGAGAACGCGGTGCGCATGGCCCGGCTGCACACCGGCCGGGCGAAGGTCCTCGCCGCGTACCGCTCCTACCACGGCGCCACCTCCACCGCGATCAACCTCACCGGGGACCCGCGCCGCTGGGCCTCCGACACCGCCTCCGCCGGTGTCGTCCACTTCTGGGCGCCGTTCCTGTACCGGTCGCCCTTCTACGCCACCACCGAGGCGGAGGAGTGCGCGCGGGCGCTGCAGCACCTGGAGGACACGATCGCCTTCGAGGGCCCGCAGACCGTCGCGGCGATCGTGCTGGAGACGATCCCCGGTACCGCGGGCATCATGACCCCGCCGCCCGGCTACCTCGCGGGCGTCCGCGAGATCTGCGACCGGTACGGCATCGTGTTCGTCCTCGACGAGGTCATGGCGGGCTTCGGACGCACCGGCGCCTGGTTCGCCGCCCAGCACTACGACGTCGTGCCCGACCTGATGACCTTCGCCAAGGGCGTGAACTCCGGCTATGTGCCGCTCGGCGGCGTCGCCATCTCCGCCGAGATCGCGGCGACCTTCGACAAGCGCCCCTACCCCGGCGGCCTCACCTACTCCGGCCACCCGCTCGCCTGCGCCGCCGCCGTCGCCACGATCCGGGTGATGGAGGACGAGCAGGTCGTCGAGCACGCCGCCCGCATCGGCGAGCACGTCCTCGGCCCCGGCCTGCGCGAACTCGCCGAACGCCATCCCTCCGTCGGCGAGGTGCGCGGCCTCGGCGCGTTCTGGGCCCTGGACCTGGTGCGCAACCGGGACACCCGGGAACCGCTGGTGCCCTACAACGCGACCGGCGCAGCGGCCGCCCCGATGGCCGCCTTCGGCGCCGCCTGCAAGAAGAACGGCCTGTGGCCCTTCATCAACATGAACCGCACCCACGCCGTCCCCGCCTGCAACATCACCGAGGCCGAGGCCAAGGAGGGCCTCGCCGCCCTCGACGCCGCCCTCACCGTCGCCGACGAACACACCGTCTGA
- a CDS encoding type 1 glutamine amidotransferase family protein yields MTADTSSASSTTAVADTAPAGRAVHVAVYDTFADWETGHATAWLARTGHTVRTVGPDTDRPVTTIGGLRIQPDLGLDTLRPEDSELLILTGADLWDTDDELAPFARKAREFLDAGVPVAAICGATAGLAREGLLDDRKHTSAVPFYLAATGYEGGEYYVDSDAVTDGDLITAGPTEPVAFAREVLGRLGAFEDGKLDAWYRLFHDSDPEAFEELNA; encoded by the coding sequence ATGACCGCCGACACGTCATCCGCCAGCAGCACCACCGCCGTCGCCGATACCGCGCCGGCCGGGCGGGCGGTCCACGTCGCCGTCTACGACACGTTCGCCGACTGGGAGACGGGGCACGCGACCGCCTGGCTCGCCCGCACCGGCCACACCGTGCGCACCGTCGGCCCCGACACGGACAGGCCGGTCACCACGATCGGCGGTCTGCGCATCCAGCCCGACCTGGGCCTCGACACCCTGCGGCCCGAGGACAGCGAGCTGCTCATCCTCACCGGGGCCGACCTGTGGGACACGGACGACGAGCTGGCGCCGTTCGCCCGCAAGGCGCGGGAGTTCCTGGACGCGGGGGTGCCCGTCGCCGCGATCTGCGGGGCCACGGCCGGGCTGGCCCGCGAGGGACTGCTGGACGACCGGAAGCACACCAGCGCCGTCCCGTTCTACCTGGCCGCCACGGGCTACGAGGGCGGCGAGTACTACGTCGACTCCGACGCCGTGACCGACGGCGACCTGATCACCGCCGGCCCGACCGAACCGGTGGCATTCGCCCGTGAAGTGCTCGGCAGGCTCGGGGCGTTCGAGGACGGCAAGCTCGACGCCTGGTACCGGCTGTTCCACGACTCCGACCCGGAGGCGTTCGAGGAGCTCAACGCATGA
- a CDS encoding MarR family winged helix-turn-helix transcriptional regulator: MLSTAAISVFRLNGQFLGVAEELARPAGLTSAWWQVLGAVLPEPLSVAGIARAMGITRQSVQRIADLLVGKGLAEYVPNPAHRRAKLLRPTDEGRAAIDRINPGHAEFAGRLADRLGDEQFTEAVRVLERLSAAMEALASDGRQETADGDGPAGASR; the protein is encoded by the coding sequence ATGCTCAGCACCGCCGCCATCAGCGTCTTCCGGCTCAACGGACAGTTCCTGGGCGTCGCGGAGGAGTTGGCCCGCCCGGCCGGGCTGACCTCCGCCTGGTGGCAGGTCCTCGGTGCCGTGCTGCCCGAGCCGCTTTCGGTCGCCGGTATCGCCCGCGCCATGGGCATCACCCGGCAGAGCGTGCAGCGGATCGCGGACCTGCTCGTCGGCAAGGGCCTCGCCGAGTACGTGCCGAACCCGGCGCACCGCCGCGCCAAGCTGCTCCGGCCCACCGACGAGGGCAGGGCCGCGATCGACAGGATCAACCCGGGGCACGCCGAGTTCGCCGGGCGTCTCGCGGACCGGCTCGGCGACGAGCAGTTCACGGAGGCGGTACGGGTGCTGGAGCGGCTCTCCGCCGCGATGGAGGCGCTGGCATCCGACGGGCGGCAGGAGACCGCGGACGGGGACGGGCCCGCGGGGGCGAGCCGCTGA
- a CDS encoding serine/threonine-protein kinase, which translates to MEQLASGDPRRIGAYRLLARLGAGGMGQVYLARSDRGRTVAVKLVRRELAEQEEFRSRFRQEVAAARRVGGAWTAPVLDADTEAEVPWVATGYVAGPSLHSVVSGGRSGPAHGPLPEHSVRTLAAGLARALTDIHSAGIVHRDLKPSNVLITIDGPRVIDFGIARALETVADGGLTRTGALVGSPGFMAPEQVRGDRITPACDVFCLGSVLAYAAGGRLPFGSADSGVHAQMFRIAEEEPDLSGVPESLRELIRDCLRKEPGARPTLERIRERAGGVSEDSSVPWLPGALIAQLGSHAVKLLEVEHPESFTDATGAGPAAGAPAPGFGQRSPDAVQGPPAPGHAAHDAAAQGSPAQFPVDGARAAAGGNPPPGDLPSAPGHPGGAQGAAGVPGVHALPTMAGPPTPPPGPAPTPTPSPPPGWAAHHPAPAPHTPHTPHSAAPPYGTHPQYGPPSVPGAQRSDRRGTVALVAVAVVVAVAAGSSVYALMNGEHTRSPAAPGPSTSAPRSPGASGGQDGPTADDTPATTEPSSTARAGIVPEEYRGTWQAEFTTADGNTNTRIMTITSGSAGDTVMTLSGRGANYDCRWSATLRASGPPLELGPTQVTFGDRRSCSPGQWSRLDMPDDRTIVRELVGSGGEPLTYTKVG; encoded by the coding sequence ATGGAGCAGCTGGCATCCGGAGATCCGCGCCGCATCGGAGCGTACCGACTACTGGCCCGCCTGGGCGCCGGCGGCATGGGACAGGTCTATCTGGCCCGCTCCGACCGGGGCCGTACGGTCGCCGTCAAACTGGTACGGCGGGAGCTCGCCGAGCAGGAGGAGTTCCGCAGCCGGTTCCGGCAGGAGGTCGCGGCCGCCCGCCGGGTCGGCGGAGCCTGGACGGCTCCGGTGCTGGACGCGGACACCGAGGCCGAGGTGCCGTGGGTGGCGACGGGCTATGTCGCCGGGCCGTCCCTCCACTCGGTGGTCTCCGGTGGACGGAGCGGCCCGGCCCACGGGCCGCTGCCCGAGCACTCCGTACGCACCCTCGCCGCCGGACTGGCCCGTGCGCTGACGGACATCCACAGCGCGGGCATCGTGCACCGCGACCTGAAGCCGTCCAATGTCCTGATCACCATCGACGGGCCCCGGGTCATCGACTTCGGCATCGCCCGCGCCCTGGAGACCGTCGCCGACGGCGGACTGACCCGCACCGGGGCGCTGGTCGGCTCGCCCGGGTTCATGGCCCCTGAACAGGTCCGGGGCGACCGGATCACCCCGGCCTGCGACGTGTTCTGCCTCGGCTCGGTCCTGGCGTACGCGGCGGGCGGGCGGCTGCCGTTCGGCTCCGCGGACAGCGGCGTCCACGCGCAGATGTTCCGCATCGCCGAGGAGGAGCCGGATCTGTCCGGGGTCCCGGAGTCGCTGCGGGAGCTGATACGGGACTGCCTGCGCAAGGAGCCCGGAGCCCGGCCCACGCTGGAGCGGATCCGGGAGCGGGCGGGGGGCGTGTCGGAGGACTCCAGCGTGCCGTGGCTCCCGGGCGCCCTCATCGCCCAACTCGGCAGCCACGCGGTGAAACTGCTGGAGGTCGAGCACCCGGAGAGCTTCACGGACGCCACGGGGGCAGGCCCTGCGGCAGGGGCGCCGGCGCCCGGATTCGGTCAGCGCTCCCCGGACGCCGTGCAAGGCCCGCCGGCGCCGGGTCATGCAGCGCACGATGCCGCGGCACAGGGCTCCCCGGCGCAGTTCCCCGTCGACGGCGCGCGGGCCGCCGCGGGCGGCAATCCACCGCCCGGTGACCTGCCCTCCGCGCCGGGACACCCGGGCGGCGCCCAGGGCGCGGCGGGTGTGCCGGGTGTGCACGCCCTTCCCACGATGGCCGGCCCTCCGACTCCTCCCCCGGGCCCGGCGCCCACCCCCACACCGTCCCCGCCTCCCGGATGGGCGGCGCACCATCCGGCGCCCGCCCCGCACACCCCGCACACCCCGCACTCCGCAGCCCCTCCGTACGGCACCCATCCGCAGTACGGCCCGCCGTCCGTGCCCGGGGCGCAGCGCAGTGACAGACGGGGCACGGTGGCTCTCGTCGCCGTGGCGGTGGTGGTCGCGGTGGCGGCCGGCAGCTCGGTCTACGCGCTCATGAACGGCGAGCACACGCGTTCCCCCGCCGCACCGGGCCCGTCGACGTCAGCGCCCCGCTCGCCCGGCGCCTCCGGGGGACAGGACGGGCCGACCGCCGACGACACGCCCGCGACGACGGAGCCCTCCTCCACCGCACGCGCCGGGATCGTGCCGGAGGAGTACAGGGGCACCTGGCAGGCAGAGTTCACCACCGCGGACGGCAACACCAACACGCGGATCATGACCATCACCAGCGGCTCCGCCGGCGACACCGTCATGACGCTGAGCGGGCGGGGAGCCAACTACGACTGCCGCTGGTCCGCCACCCTGCGCGCCTCCGGCCCGCCCCTCGAACTCGGCCCGACGCAGGTCACCTTCGGCGACCGCCGGAGCTGCTCGCCGGGCCAGTGGAGCCGTCTCGACATGCCCGACGACCGGACGATCGTGCGCGAGCTGGTCGGCTCGGGGGGAGAGCCGCTGACGTACACGAAGGTGGGCTGA